The proteins below come from a single Esox lucius isolate fEsoLuc1 chromosome 7, fEsoLuc1.pri, whole genome shotgun sequence genomic window:
- the mtnr1bb gene encoding melatonin receptor type 1B-B isoform X2 — MFVVSLAFADLVVAFYPYPLVLYAIFHDNWSLGNTQCMVSGFLMGLSVIGSVFNITGIAVNRYCYICHSFSYGSLYSYRNTLLFVALIWLLTVLAIVPNFFVGSLRYDPRVYSCTFAQTASSSYTVAVVVVHFLVPIAVVTFCYLRIWVLVIQVRRKVKTDERPRLKPSDLRNFVTMFVVFVLFAICWAPLNLIGLAVAINPASVAPQIPDWLFVVSYFMAYFNSCLNAVIYGLLNRNFRKEYRRIVMSVCATRLFVSETSRVATSVRSKHSPAPINNNESLRDRHRVTS; from the exons ATGTTTGTGGTAAGCCTGGCATTTGCTGACCTGGTAGTGGCGTTCTACCCATATCCTCTGGTGCTCTACGCGATCTTCCATGACAACTGGTCCCTTGggaacacacagtgcatg GTGAGTGGTTTCTTGATGGGCCTCAGTGTCATTGGTTCAGTCTTCAACATCACTGGTATAGCGGTGAACCGCTACTGTTACATCTGTCACTCCTTCTCTTACGGAAGTCTGTACAGCTACAGGAACACTCTGCTCTTCGTTGCCCTCATCTGGCTGCTAACG GTCCTGGCGATCGTGCCTAACTTCTTTGTTGGGTCGCTACGCTACGACCCCAGGGTGTATtcctgtacatttgcccagACCGCTAGCTCCTCCTACACCGTTGCAGTGGTAGTGGTGCACTTCCTGGTTCCTATTGCCGTGGTCACCTTCTGTTACCTGAGGATCTGGGTGCTTGTCATACAG GTGAGGAGAAAGGTCAAGACAGATGAGCGTCCTCGCCTCAAACCCAGCGACCTCCGTAACTTTGTCACCATGTTCGTTGTTTTTGTCTTATTTGCTATCTGCTGGGCGCCTCTTAACCTGATTGGCTTGGCTGTGGCCATTAACCCGGCAAGCGTGGCTCCTCAGatacctgattggctgtttgtGGTCAGCTACTTCATGGCGTATTTCAACAGCTGTCTGAATGCCGTCATTTACGGTCTCCTGAACCGGAACTTCCGGAAGGAGTACCGTCGTATTGTCATGTCCGTTTGTGCGACGCGGCTGTTCGTTTCCGAGACGTCACGTGTCGCTACCAGCGTAAGGAGCAAGCATTCGCCAGCGCCCATTAACAACAATGAGTCcctgagggacagacacagggtGACAAGTTAA